From a region of the Myroides sp. JBRI-B21084 genome:
- a CDS encoding porin family protein, with translation MKKITLSLLGLLAFSTSAIAQEVKFGPKAGVNFANLNGDVENTKMLIGFHIGGFAEIKFNDKFAIQPEILYSAQGSKTEYSETMMGVTYSAEADAKLNYINVPIMAKYFITDNFAVEAGPYVGFLASANSKGSVKAAGMTEEFDEDIKDELNSVDFGLGLGASFNMESGFFVGARYNLGLSTIEKDYTENVGGNQITVEAADIKNGVIQVSVGYKF, from the coding sequence ATGAAAAAAATTACATTAAGCCTTTTAGGCTTACTTGCGTTTTCTACAAGCGCTATTGCACAAGAAGTTAAATTTGGACCTAAAGCAGGGGTTAACTTTGCAAACTTAAATGGTGATGTTGAAAATACCAAAATGTTAATTGGTTTTCACATCGGGGGATTTGCAGAGATTAAATTTAACGACAAATTCGCAATTCAACCTGAGATTTTGTATTCTGCACAAGGTTCAAAAACGGAGTATTCTGAAACAATGATGGGTGTTACTTACTCTGCAGAAGCAGATGCAAAGCTAAACTATATCAATGTGCCAATTATGGCAAAGTATTTCATAACTGATAATTTTGCTGTTGAAGCAGGTCCTTACGTTGGATTTTTAGCATCTGCTAATTCTAAAGGTTCGGTTAAAGCTGCAGGTATGACTGAAGAGTTTGATGAAGATATTAAAGATGAATTAAACTCTGTTGACTTTGGTTTAGGATTGGGAGCAAGTTTTAACATGGAAAGTGGTTTCTTTGTTGGCGCACGTTATAACCTAGGCTTATCTACAATTGAAAAAGATTATACTGAAAATGTTGGTGGTAATCAGATAACTGTTGAAGCTGCTGATATTAAAAACGGTGTAATTCAAGTTTCTGTAGGTTACAAGTTTTAA
- a CDS encoding porin family protein, with the protein MKKLIKVSLALFTALSVNTAANAQDFKFGPKFGYNSAKLEGKSWEDFHDNNSLNGYHLGLFAEVRFNKFAIQPEVYYSSEGGKWNVNFENTTIEHDFNLKYINVPLMFKYYLTNGIAIEAGPQAGFLTESKMKFADLYPESPKFNEFDFSVNVGLSINLPLDFMISARYNAGLTNVIEQPDVDWKNRVMQLSLGYRF; encoded by the coding sequence ATGAAAAAGTTAATTAAAGTTTCTCTAGCGCTTTTTACAGCTTTGTCTGTAAATACTGCTGCCAATGCACAAGATTTTAAATTTGGACCTAAATTTGGTTACAACAGTGCTAAATTAGAAGGTAAAAGTTGGGAGGATTTCCACGATAACAATTCGTTAAACGGTTATCATTTGGGTTTATTTGCAGAAGTGCGTTTTAATAAATTTGCGATACAACCCGAAGTTTATTATTCATCTGAAGGAGGTAAGTGGAATGTGAATTTTGAGAATACTACCATTGAGCATGATTTTAATTTAAAATATATAAACGTGCCTTTAATGTTTAAATATTATTTAACAAACGGTATTGCCATTGAAGCTGGTCCACAAGCTGGATTTTTAACAGAATCAAAAATGAAATTTGCTGATTTATACCCTGAAAGTCCAAAATTTAATGAGTTTGATTTCTCGGTAAACGTAGGTTTAAGTATTAATTTACCTTTAGATTTTATGATTTCTGCCCGTTACAACGCAGGTTTAACAAATGTTATTGAACAACCTGATGTTGATTGGAAAAATCGCGTTATGCAACTTTCATTAGGATATCGCTTTTAA
- a CDS encoding nucleoside deaminase produces the protein MILSHEYYMQIALNEAKEAFSKDEIPIGAVIVANDRIIAKTHNLTESLNDVTAHAEMQAITAAANTIGGKYLKNCTMYLTVEPCQMCAGALYWSQISKIVIGAQDNKRGFTIMGGKLHPKTEVIYGVLENECSALMQDFFRKKR, from the coding sequence ATGATATTAAGCCATGAATATTACATGCAAATTGCTTTAAACGAAGCAAAAGAAGCTTTTAGTAAAGATGAAATTCCTATTGGAGCTGTTATTGTTGCAAACGACAGAATTATTGCTAAAACACATAACCTTACCGAAAGTTTAAACGATGTCACTGCACATGCTGAAATGCAAGCCATTACAGCAGCAGCTAATACCATTGGTGGTAAATATTTAAAAAACTGCACCATGTATTTAACAGTTGAACCTTGCCAAATGTGTGCTGGAGCGCTTTATTGGAGTCAGATTTCTAAAATTGTAATTGGCGCACAAGATAACAAACGTGGTTTTACGATTATGGGCGGCAAATTACACCCAAAAACCGAAGTAATTTATGGTGTTTTAGAAAACGAATGTAGTGCTTTAATGCAAGACTTTTTTAGAAAAAAAAGATAA
- a CDS encoding 1-deoxy-D-xylulose-5-phosphate synthase, translating to MNAILPTIAFPADLKSKNLDQLTQLATEIRRFIIDVVSVNGGHLGASLGVVELTIALHYVFDTPIDKLVWDVGHQAYVHKILTGRKDAFVTNRQQNGISGFPKISESEFDAFGVGHSSTSISAALGMAIASKLKGETQTQHVAIIGDASIASGMAFEAMNHAGVANANLIVILNDNAIGIDPSVGALKSYLMQVKQGKKTNTNNIIKALNFKYAGPIDGHDLKVLIAQLQKLKAKNGPQFLHIVTTKGKGLKQAEENQVLYHAPGKFDKITGDILIKNTPKFTKYQDVFGLTMLELAKQNPNIFAITPAMPTGSSLKYMMDVYPERAIDVGIAEQHAVTLAAGIALNGFTVFCAIYSTFLQRAYDQLIHDVALQNIPVVFCIDRAGLVGEDGATHQGVFDIAYLQAIPNIKILAPKNAIELRQVLFNLQNNHSQPVAVRYPRGYSNIENWQVPFELVDFSKIQSIKKGNKIAVFSTGTILETVLQALLFDNEVVSVYHFLQIKPLNESAILKLLSTYKTIITVEEGVVNGGFGSLINHIVLNNNCKVKVINWGVPDTFIEHATVEQQYQQCGLDFLSMQKEFKKLVNESL from the coding sequence ATGAACGCTATCTTACCAACAATTGCATTTCCGGCCGATTTAAAATCTAAAAATTTAGATCAGCTTACGCAATTAGCTACCGAAATAAGAAGATTTATTATTGATGTTGTTTCGGTAAACGGTGGGCATTTAGGCGCTAGTTTAGGTGTTGTAGAGTTAACAATAGCATTGCATTATGTATTTGATACCCCTATTGATAAATTAGTTTGGGATGTTGGGCACCAAGCTTATGTTCACAAAATTTTAACCGGCCGTAAAGATGCATTTGTTACCAATAGGCAACAAAACGGTATCAGTGGTTTTCCTAAAATTTCTGAAAGTGAATTTGATGCATTTGGAGTTGGGCACTCCTCTACATCAATTTCAGCAGCATTAGGTATGGCTATAGCTAGCAAATTAAAAGGCGAAACCCAAACACAACATGTAGCTATAATTGGCGATGCGTCTATAGCTTCGGGTATGGCTTTTGAAGCTATGAACCATGCAGGAGTTGCTAATGCAAATTTAATTGTAATTTTAAACGATAATGCTATTGGTATTGATCCTAGTGTAGGTGCGTTAAAAAGTTATTTAATGCAAGTTAAGCAAGGAAAAAAAACCAATACGAATAATATAATAAAGGCTTTAAATTTTAAATATGCGGGTCCAATTGATGGGCACGATTTAAAAGTATTAATAGCTCAACTTCAAAAATTAAAAGCTAAAAACGGTCCGCAATTTTTGCATATTGTTACTACAAAAGGCAAAGGTTTAAAACAAGCCGAAGAAAACCAAGTGTTGTATCATGCACCAGGAAAGTTTGATAAAATTACAGGTGATATTTTAATAAAAAATACTCCGAAATTTACAAAATATCAAGATGTATTTGGACTAACAATGTTAGAATTAGCTAAACAAAACCCAAATATTTTTGCAATTACACCCGCAATGCCTACGGGTAGTTCATTAAAATACATGATGGATGTTTATCCAGAACGTGCAATAGACGTGGGTATTGCAGAACAACATGCCGTAACTTTGGCCGCAGGTATTGCATTAAACGGTTTTACGGTTTTTTGCGCTATTTATTCTACCTTTTTACAACGTGCTTATGATCAATTAATTCATGATGTAGCTTTGCAAAACATTCCGGTTGTTTTTTGTATTGATAGAGCCGGTTTAGTAGGCGAAGACGGCGCTACACATCAGGGAGTTTTTGATATTGCTTATTTGCAAGCTATTCCAAATATTAAAATTTTGGCTCCAAAAAATGCAATTGAATTACGACAAGTTTTATTTAATCTTCAAAACAATCATTCGCAACCTGTTGCAGTTAGGTATCCACGTGGTTATTCTAATATTGAAAATTGGCAAGTACCTTTTGAATTAGTTGATTTTTCTAAAATTCAATCCATAAAAAAGGGAAATAAAATAGCTGTTTTTTCTACAGGAACCATTTTAGAAACTGTTTTGCAAGCGTTGTTGTTTGATAATGAAGTAGTTTCCGTTTACCATTTTTTACAGATAAAACCATTGAATGAATCTGCTATTTTAAAGCTATTATCAACCTATAAAACTATAATTACTGTTGAAGAGGGTGTAGTAAATGGCGGGTTTGGAAGCTTAATAAACCATATTGTTTTAAATAATAATTGTAAAGTTAAAGTAATAAATTGGGGGGTTCCCGATACTTTTATTGAACATGCAACTGTTGAACAACAATACCAGCAATGTGGTTTAGATTTCTTATCAATGCAAAAAGAATTTAAAAAATTAGTGAATGAATCTTTATAA
- a CDS encoding DUF3078 domain-containing protein: MNLYKIIVFFVFIPFLGFAQPKDTLQFKNAKNNIPLFYRTQFSVFDTIVKKNDTLYMKPVTVEPKMVLQDSVLTNIKSSEVQQVVLSTFEVTKRNKYKNLTYFLVPKPTGLVYDRSPRANSVLLYDKLSPIRSEMSFWQKTNSLGLDINQGTFSNWNAGGFSSVSGIIKGDFTRKYEKGRTVWINELKVRYGLNKQENLELRKTDDVFNINSSFGYKSSVKSNWYYSAKVTINTQIAKGYAYPNVEKPISRTFAPAYVFVGIGSEYFKNNFKAYISPLTLKSTLVLDNDLANSGAFGVESAVFDDNGNLLHAGKKSRNELGFLFTTEWNKNIMKNVNLKNNVTLYTDYLNKFGNVDIDWQLQFEMKINSLLKATLGGHLIYDDDIKNKRTVNNEQITEGPRVQFKQLLSIGLIYNF; the protein is encoded by the coding sequence ATGAATCTTTATAAAATAATTGTTTTTTTTGTTTTTATTCCATTTTTAGGTTTTGCACAGCCTAAAGATACTTTACAATTTAAAAATGCAAAAAACAATATTCCGTTGTTTTATCGCACACAATTTTCGGTTTTTGATACCATTGTAAAGAAAAACGATACGCTTTACATGAAACCAGTAACGGTAGAACCCAAAATGGTTTTACAAGATTCGGTTTTAACAAACATAAAATCAAGCGAAGTTCAGCAAGTAGTGTTATCTACTTTTGAAGTTACAAAACGTAATAAATATAAAAATTTAACCTATTTTTTGGTTCCAAAACCAACCGGATTGGTTTACGACCGTTCGCCACGTGCAAATTCTGTACTTTTATACGATAAACTTTCACCCATACGTTCGGAAATGAGTTTTTGGCAAAAAACAAATTCATTAGGATTAGATATTAACCAAGGTACTTTTTCTAACTGGAATGCCGGTGGTTTTAGTTCGGTTTCGGGTATTATTAAAGGCGATTTTACGCGTAAATATGAAAAAGGTCGTACCGTTTGGATTAATGAATTAAAAGTGCGTTATGGCTTAAATAAACAAGAAAACCTAGAATTACGTAAAACCGATGATGTTTTTAATATAAATTCATCATTTGGATACAAATCTTCGGTAAAATCTAATTGGTATTATTCAGCAAAAGTTACCATAAATACGCAAATTGCAAAGGGTTACGCGTATCCAAATGTTGAAAAACCTATTTCACGAACATTTGCCCCTGCTTATGTTTTTGTAGGGATAGGATCTGAATATTTTAAAAATAATTTTAAAGCATATATTTCGCCATTAACTTTAAAATCTACTTTAGTTTTAGATAATGATTTAGCAAATAGTGGTGCTTTTGGTGTTGAAAGTGCAGTTTTTGATGACAATGGAAATTTATTGCATGCCGGTAAAAAATCTAGAAACGAATTGGGTTTTTTGTTTACTACAGAATGGAATAAAAACATTATGAAAAATGTTAATTTAAAAAATAATGTAACTCTTTATACCGATTATTTGAATAAATTTGGTAATGTTGATATTGATTGGCAATTACAGTTTGAAATGAAAATTAACAGTTTGTTAAAAGCTACTTTGGGCGGACACTTAATTTATGACGACGATATTAAAAATAAACGCACTGTAAATAATGAACAAATTACCGAAGGACCACGCGTTCAGTTTAAACAATTGCTAAGTATTGGTTTGATTTATAATTTTTAA
- a CDS encoding porin family protein, whose protein sequence is MKIFFNILAILFFTNIFAQATDSLPILERTIKVTDPYYREDQFYVGITHSLLINKPENVLQRSISIGTNFGFLRDFPLNKQRTVAIAPGLGFAFYNLRHNLAFTNNAFQIDNNPEKNVEKLTYFEIPIEFRWRTSKVHSHKFWRIYSGIKYSYLLNSNSKYKGDLGSFSVNNSNYFTKSNIGVYVSAGFNTWNFYAYYGFKPLYSKNAIDHKSYFNMINLGLMFYIL, encoded by the coding sequence ATGAAGATATTTTTTAACATACTTGCAATTTTGTTCTTTACAAACATATTTGCTCAAGCTACTGATAGTTTGCCTATTTTAGAACGAACCATAAAAGTGACCGATCCATATTACCGCGAAGATCAATTTTATGTTGGAATAACACATTCACTTTTAATCAATAAACCAGAAAACGTGCTACAACGAAGTATTTCCATTGGAACTAATTTTGGTTTTCTGCGCGATTTTCCTTTAAATAAACAGCGCACTGTTGCAATAGCGCCAGGCTTAGGATTTGCTTTTTATAATTTACGACACAATTTAGCATTTACAAATAATGCGTTTCAAATTGATAATAATCCTGAAAAAAATGTTGAAAAGCTTACTTATTTTGAAATACCGATTGAATTTCGTTGGCGAACATCTAAGGTACATTCGCATAAGTTTTGGCGTATTTACAGTGGTATTAAATACAGCTATTTGTTAAATTCAAATTCAAAATACAAAGGCGACTTAGGAAGTTTTAGTGTTAATAATTCTAATTATTTTACAAAATCAAATATAGGTGTTTACGTATCAGCAGGTTTTAATACTTGGAATTTTTATGCATATTATGGTTTTAAACCTTTATATAGTAAAAATGCAATTGATCACAAAAGTTATTTTAATATGATAAATCTTGGTTTGATGTTTTACATACTATAA
- the rpoN gene encoding RNA polymerase factor sigma-54 has product MLKQNLQLKLSQKLSPQQIQLMKLIQLPTLAFEQRLKEELVENPALESGKEDTIENDEFQDNSDDYDDYDNEHIDTEDINIDDYLSDDEVPDYKLKSNNYSDDDDDTFMPIEAQISFHQSLIEQLNTFILNDEQRVIAEFLIGSMDDMGYIRRDIQDIVDDMAFTQGVYTSEEQVQHILESIIHELEPSGVGARDLQECLLLQLQSKTPNESVDLAKDIIENQFDAFTKKHYDKLLQKYNVTQTQLRKAIDEIEKLNPKPGGSFSGNARAVEHIIPDFTVKVDDGEIELFLNSRNVPELHVSKDYQEMLQTYKETNQKSAAQKDAVQFIKQKLDGAKWFIDAIKQRQETLFVTMSAIIDYQKEYFLDGDETKIRPMILKDIADKIGLDISTISRVANSKYVDTPYGTKLIKEFFSEAMVNDQGEEVSTIEIKKILQNIIEDEDKQKPLPDDKLAEMLKEKGYPIARRTVAKYREQLDIPVARMRKKI; this is encoded by the coding sequence ATGTTAAAACAAAACTTACAGTTAAAATTATCGCAAAAACTATCGCCGCAGCAAATTCAGTTAATGAAACTGATACAATTGCCTACGCTTGCCTTTGAACAACGTTTAAAAGAAGAATTGGTAGAAAACCCTGCCCTAGAATCTGGGAAAGAAGACACCATTGAAAACGATGAATTTCAAGACAATTCTGATGATTACGATGATTACGACAACGAACATATCGATACCGAAGATATTAACATCGACGATTATTTAAGCGACGATGAAGTACCCGATTATAAATTAAAAAGCAATAATTACAGTGATGATGATGACGATACATTTATGCCAATTGAAGCACAAATTAGTTTCCATCAAAGTTTAATTGAACAACTAAACACCTTTATTTTAAATGATGAACAGCGTGTAATTGCCGAATTTTTAATTGGTAGCATGGACGATATGGGCTACATACGCAGAGATATTCAAGATATTGTAGACGATATGGCGTTTACCCAAGGTGTTTACACCAGTGAAGAACAAGTACAGCATATTTTAGAAAGCATTATTCACGAATTAGAACCAAGTGGCGTTGGTGCACGTGATTTACAAGAGTGCTTATTACTGCAATTACAAAGTAAAACTCCTAATGAATCAGTTGATTTAGCAAAGGATATTATTGAAAACCAATTTGATGCGTTTACAAAAAAACACTACGATAAGTTGTTACAAAAATACAATGTAACCCAAACGCAACTTAGAAAAGCTATTGATGAAATTGAAAAATTAAATCCTAAACCAGGGGGTAGTTTTTCTGGTAACGCACGTGCTGTTGAACATATCATTCCTGATTTTACAGTAAAGGTTGACGATGGCGAAATTGAATTATTCTTAAACAGCCGCAACGTACCCGAATTGCATGTTTCTAAAGATTATCAAGAAATGTTGCAAACGTATAAAGAAACCAATCAAAAATCGGCAGCACAAAAAGATGCAGTACAATTCATTAAACAAAAATTAGACGGTGCTAAGTGGTTTATCGATGCCATAAAACAGCGTCAAGAAACACTTTTTGTTACAATGAGCGCTATAATTGATTATCAAAAAGAATACTTTTTAGATGGCGATGAAACCAAAATCAGACCTATGATTTTAAAAGATATTGCCGATAAAATTGGTTTAGATATTTCAACTATTTCACGAGTTGCAAACAGTAAATACGTAGATACGCCCTATGGCACTAAATTAATTAAAGAATTTTTCTCTGAAGCAATGGTAAACGATCAGGGTGAAGAAGTTTCAACCATAGAAATTAAAAAGATTTTGCAAAACATTATAGAAGATGAAGACAAGCAAAAACCTTTACCCGATGATAAACTAGCCGAAATGTTAAAAGAAAAAGGCTACCCTATTGCACGAAGAACCGTTGCAAAATACCGCGAACAGTTAGATATTCCGGTGGCGCGAATGCGTAAAAAGATATAA
- the asnS gene encoding asparagine--tRNA ligase yields the protein MKHTKIKDLLAGSSLLQEVVAKGWVRSFRNNQFIALNDGSTIHNIQCVLELDAFPEETIKRVTTGAAICVKGTLVESQGKGQKYEIQANSLEILGDSDAEKYPIQPKKHSLEFLRENAHLRIRTNMFGAIMRVRSTLSFAVHKYFQDNGFFYVNTPIITGSDAEGAGEMFQVTSFPLDGSAPKNEDGSINYKEDFFGKHTNLTVSGQLEAETYAMALGQVYTFGPTFRAENSNTSRHLAEFWMIEPEVAFNNLDDNMDLAEDFIKFVIKYTLEKCEDDLKLLETRLIDEEKAKPQAERSEMSLIEKLNFVLENNFKRVSYTEAIDILKASKPNKNKKFQYIIDEWGADLQSEHERFLVEKHFKCPVILFDYPAKIKAFYMRLNEDGKTVRAMDILFPGIGEIVGGSQREERYDVLVEKMNALNIPEEELWWYLDTRKFGSAVHSGFGLGFERLVLFVTGMTNIRDVIPFPRTPQNAEF from the coding sequence ATGAAACATACTAAGATTAAAGATCTTTTAGCAGGATCAAGTCTTTTACAAGAAGTAGTAGCAAAAGGTTGGGTTCGCAGTTTTAGAAACAACCAATTCATTGCTTTAAACGACGGATCAACCATACACAACATACAATGTGTTTTAGAATTAGACGCATTTCCTGAAGAAACCATTAAACGTGTAACAACAGGCGCAGCAATTTGCGTAAAAGGTACGTTGGTTGAAAGCCAAGGTAAAGGGCAAAAGTACGAAATACAAGCCAATTCGTTAGAAATTTTAGGCGATAGCGATGCTGAAAAATACCCTATACAACCTAAAAAACACTCTTTAGAATTTTTACGCGAAAACGCACATTTACGCATACGTACCAATATGTTTGGTGCAATTATGCGCGTGCGCAGTACACTTTCGTTCGCAGTACATAAATATTTTCAAGACAACGGATTTTTCTATGTAAACACGCCAATTATCACAGGTTCTGATGCCGAAGGTGCTGGTGAAATGTTTCAGGTAACATCGTTCCCGTTAGATGGATCGGCTCCAAAAAATGAAGACGGAAGCATTAATTACAAAGAAGACTTTTTTGGTAAACATACCAATTTAACCGTTTCCGGTCAGTTAGAAGCCGAAACTTACGCAATGGCTTTGGGGCAAGTATATACATTTGGACCAACATTTCGTGCTGAAAATTCAAACACTTCACGCCATTTAGCAGAGTTTTGGATGATTGAACCTGAAGTTGCTTTTAATAATTTAGACGATAACATGGATTTGGCCGAAGATTTCATCAAATTCGTTATTAAATACACGTTGGAAAAATGCGAAGACGATTTAAAATTGTTAGAAACGCGTTTAATTGACGAAGAAAAAGCAAAACCGCAAGCCGAACGCTCTGAAATGAGTTTAATTGAAAAATTAAACTTTGTTTTAGAAAACAACTTTAAACGTGTTTCTTATACCGAAGCTATTGATATTTTAAAAGCATCAAAACCAAACAAAAACAAAAAATTTCAATATATTATTGACGAATGGGGTGCCGATTTACAAAGTGAACACGAACGTTTCTTAGTAGAAAAACACTTTAAATGTCCGGTAATTTTGTTTGATTATCCTGCAAAAATCAAAGCATTTTACATGCGTTTAAACGAAGACGGTAAAACCGTACGCGCTATGGATATTTTATTCCCTGGTATTGGCGAAATTGTAGGTGGATCACAACGTGAAGAACGTTATGATGTGTTGGTTGAAAAAATGAACGCACTTAATATTCCTGAAGAAGAATTATGGTGGTATTTAGACACTCGTAAATTTGGTTCGGCAGTACACAGCGGCTTTGGTCTAGGTTTTGAACGTTTGGTATTGTTTGTAACCGGAATGACTAACATACGCGATGTAATTCCATTTCCTAGAACACCACAAAACGCAGAGTTTTAA
- a CDS encoding DMT family transporter encodes MNWILLIIGGLFEVAFTYCIGRANTATGIEKYGWYVGFLISVTISMALLIRAGKTLPLGTAYAVWSGIGAVGSVAMGILFFKEPADFWRMFFIFTLIGSIVGLKVVSTH; translated from the coding sequence ATGAATTGGATTTTACTAATTATTGGTGGTTTGTTTGAAGTAGCTTTTACTTATTGTATAGGCAGGGCAAACACAGCAACTGGAATAGAAAAATATGGGTGGTATGTTGGTTTTTTAATAAGTGTTACCATAAGTATGGCGTTACTAATAAGAGCTGGTAAAACCTTGCCTTTGGGTACTGCTTATGCCGTTTGGAGTGGTATAGGTGCTGTAGGTTCGGTAGCAATGGGTATTTTATTTTTTAAAGAACCAGCCGATTTTTGGCGCATGTTTTTTATTTTTACTTTAATTGGATCTATTGTTGGATTAAAAGTGGTTTCAACACATTAA
- a CDS encoding DinB family protein — protein MSIKQSILIELERENANTKRIISKLTNESFSYKPHEKSMSVAELTNHIVELHNWVDFVLTKDVFDFNTDYTKPSATTVEELLQTLENNLQKNKAIIEQMNEEIVFGNWTLKSGEHVIVSLPKIGALRFIVNNHLVHHRGQLTVYMRLLDIPVPGIYGPSADDKA, from the coding sequence ATGAGCATTAAACAATCAATTTTAATAGAATTAGAGCGCGAAAACGCAAATACAAAACGCATTATTAGCAAGTTAACTAATGAAAGTTTTAGTTATAAACCACATGAAAAATCAATGAGTGTGGCTGAATTAACAAACCATATTGTTGAATTGCACAATTGGGTTGATTTTGTTTTAACCAAAGATGTTTTTGATTTTAATACCGATTATACAAAACCAAGCGCAACAACTGTTGAAGAATTGTTGCAAACGTTAGAAAACAATCTTCAAAAAAATAAGGCAATTATTGAACAAATGAACGAAGAAATTGTTTTTGGAAATTGGACTTTAAAATCGGGTGAGCACGTAATTGTTTCGTTGCCAAAAATTGGTGCATTGCGTTTTATAGTGAACAATCATTTAGTGCACCACCGCGGTCAACTTACGGTTTATATGCGTTTGTTAGATATTCCGGTACCGGGTATTTACGGGCCATCGGCCGATGATAAAGCTTAA
- a CDS encoding YqiA/YcfP family alpha/beta fold hydrolase, with translation MQYVYIHGFGTTGANSTKFKKIAAHALAKKAHAIALEWNEKQPDVLNQLINQLNQQINWNEPVLLIGSSTGGNFTYQLLEQFPNKKINFVLINPLLNVEQRRVDNHFFPLMLANQLKNPSENLSNGLVLLGKNDEILDYNYTYEKLHNKNKIITGDWNHTLSDLNSTDFLQFIDAGWQI, from the coding sequence ATGCAATACGTTTATATACATGGCTTTGGCACAACCGGTGCTAACAGCACAAAATTTAAAAAAATAGCTGCACATGCACTTGCCAAAAAAGCACATGCTATTGCTTTAGAATGGAACGAAAAACAACCCGATGTTTTAAACCAACTCATTAATCAATTAAACCAACAAATAAATTGGAACGAACCTGTTTTACTAATTGGTTCTTCAACTGGGGGTAATTTTACGTATCAGCTACTAGAACAATTTCCCAATAAAAAAATAAATTTTGTATTGATTAATCCTTTACTAAATGTTGAACAACGCAGAGTTGACAATCATTTTTTCCCACTAATGTTAGCAAATCAATTAAAAAATCCGTCTGAAAATTTATCAAACGGATTGGTTTTATTAGGTAAAAACGATGAAATTTTAGATTATAATTACACCTATGAAAAATTGCACAACAAAAACAAAATAATTACTGGCGATTGGAACCACACTTTAAGCGATTTAAATTCAACCGACTTTTTACAATTTATTGATGCTGGTTGGCAAATATAA
- the bla gene encoding subclass B1 metallo-beta-lactamase, giving the protein MNLLKTLFLFITFILIVGCSSNKLTFTNKVLYKTNSLIITEVAPNVYVHTSFLQTTNFGNVPCNGMIVCNKNEAIVFDTPINNQTSEELIQYINTKLKSKIKAVVPTHFHVDCLGGLNTFHNHKIASIAHIKTIALAKEQKATIPIKSFEIEEKISFGNDFVKLYFLGEGHTKDNIVAYYPAKKVLFGGCLIKELNAGKGNLADANEIKWSETATKVKKQFKNAKIVIPGHGKVGSTKLIDYTIKLFKTK; this is encoded by the coding sequence ATGAACTTATTAAAAACACTTTTTCTGTTTATTACTTTTATTCTTATTGTTGGGTGCTCATCAAATAAGTTAACATTTACAAATAAAGTTTTGTATAAAACAAATAGCCTTATTATCACAGAAGTTGCACCTAATGTATATGTACATACATCGTTTTTACAAACTACAAATTTTGGTAATGTACCTTGTAACGGAATGATTGTTTGCAATAAAAATGAGGCCATTGTTTTTGATACTCCTATCAATAATCAAACTTCAGAAGAATTAATTCAATACATTAACACTAAGTTAAAAAGCAAAATTAAAGCAGTTGTACCTACTCATTTTCATGTTGATTGCTTAGGTGGATTAAACACTTTTCACAACCATAAAATAGCTTCAATTGCACACATTAAAACCATTGCATTAGCCAAAGAACAAAAGGCAACCATTCCTATCAAATCGTTCGAAATAGAAGAAAAAATATCATTTGGGAACGATTTTGTTAAACTTTATTTCTTAGGAGAAGGCCACACAAAAGATAATATTGTTGCATATTATCCAGCTAAAAAAGTTTTATTTGGCGGTTGTTTAATTAAAGAGTTAAATGCTGGTAAAGGAAACTTAGCAGACGCAAATGAGATTAAATGGTCTGAAACTGCAACCAAGGTAAAAAAACAGTTTAAAAATGCTAAAATTGTAATTCCAGGTCACGGAAAAGTAGGTTCAACAAAATTAATAGATTATACCATTAAACTATTTAAAACTAAATAA